The following proteins are co-located in the Rhodococcus opacus B4 genome:
- a CDS encoding NAD-dependent epimerase/dehydratase family protein, protein MPRVVLVTGASRFLGGYLVTRLAQNPAIERVIAVDAVSPSKDMLRRMGRAEFVRADIRNPLIGKVIRNAEVDTVVHASTLARPPKSGSRAAMKDMNVIGAMQLFAVCQKAPTVRKVVLRSASVVYGCSAKDPAKFTEEMSARRRPAGAYARDCIEIEGYLRGMGRRRPDIAVSIVRLAPLVGPRLNATVAQYLTSPVVPTILGRDARLQVLHEEDALAALERATVSGPAGTFNVAGDGVVMMSQAIRRAGRIEVPMPFGLFRNLGRALMGPVMRSYTTEQLEYFHFGCGLDTTRMRTELSFEPRWTSMQALDDFARAAGVKAIIKNEWVDAAENALLALTGTAKGER, encoded by the coding sequence GTGCCGCGCGTCGTGCTGGTCACCGGGGCAAGCAGGTTTCTGGGTGGATACCTCGTCACCCGGCTCGCTCAGAATCCGGCCATCGAGCGGGTGATCGCGGTGGACGCGGTGTCGCCGAGCAAAGACATGTTGCGCCGCATGGGCCGCGCCGAGTTCGTGCGCGCCGACATTCGAAATCCGTTGATCGGCAAGGTTATTCGCAATGCCGAGGTCGACACCGTCGTGCACGCGTCGACGCTGGCGCGCCCGCCGAAGTCGGGTAGTCGCGCGGCCATGAAGGACATGAACGTCATCGGCGCGATGCAGTTGTTCGCCGTCTGCCAGAAGGCCCCGACCGTCCGCAAGGTCGTGTTGCGTTCGGCCTCCGTGGTCTACGGCTGCAGCGCCAAGGACCCGGCCAAGTTCACCGAGGAGATGAGCGCCCGGCGCCGCCCGGCCGGCGCGTACGCGCGGGACTGCATCGAGATCGAGGGGTACCTGCGCGGAATGGGGCGCAGGCGCCCCGACATCGCCGTGTCGATCGTCCGCCTCGCGCCGCTGGTCGGGCCGCGACTCAACGCGACGGTCGCGCAGTACCTCACCTCACCGGTCGTGCCGACCATTCTCGGGCGGGACGCGCGCCTGCAGGTCCTGCACGAGGAGGACGCGCTGGCCGCGCTGGAACGGGCCACCGTGTCGGGTCCGGCGGGCACGTTCAACGTCGCGGGCGACGGCGTCGTCATGATGTCGCAGGCCATCCGCCGGGCCGGGCGGATCGAGGTCCCGATGCCGTTCGGGTTGTTCCGCAATCTCGGACGTGCGCTGATGGGACCGGTCATGCGGTCGTACACCACCGAGCAACTCGAGTACTTCCATTTCGGTTGCGGACTGGACACCACGCGGATGCGAACCGAACTATCCTTCGAGCCACGGTGGACCTCGATGCAGGCGCTCGACGACTTCGCTCGTGCCGCCGGCGTCAAGGCGATCATCAAGAACGAATGGGTCGACGCAGCAGAAAACGCACTACTCGCTCTTACCGGCACGGCGAAAGGGGAGAGGTGA
- a CDS encoding 30S ribosomal protein bS22 has protein sequence MGSVIKKRRKRMSKKKHRKLLRRTRVQRRKLGK, from the coding sequence ATGGGTTCAGTGATCAAGAAGCGACGCAAGCGCATGTCGAAGAAGAAGCACCGTAAGCTGCTTCGCCGCACCCGAGTGCAGCGCAGGAAACTCGGTAAGTAA
- a CDS encoding helix-turn-helix domain-containing protein: MTSAKKPSKGSAPDGQPALAGTQFLTVAEVATLMRVSKMTVYRLVHSGELPAVRVGRSFRVHAKAVHDYLETSYFDAG, encoded by the coding sequence ATGACGTCTGCAAAAAAGCCGTCCAAGGGCTCGGCCCCGGACGGACAACCGGCACTGGCCGGAACGCAATTTCTCACCGTCGCCGAGGTAGCGACGCTGATGAGAGTGTCCAAGATGACTGTGTACCGGTTGGTGCACAGCGGCGAACTGCCCGCCGTCCGCGTGGGCCGCTCGTTCAGAGTGCATGCGAAAGCAGTGCACGACTACCTCGAAACCTCGTACTTCGACGCCGGTTGA
- the proC gene encoding pyrroline-5-carboxylate reductase, whose amino-acid sequence MTRIAVIGGGKIGEALISGLLQAGHAVKDLVVAEQHPVRADELAAAYSVRVTTPTDAAEGADVIVMAVKPGDVESALTEVSKVELDGEREQLLVSLAAGIPTAFYETRLPAGFPVVRVMPNTPMLVGEGVSVLAPGRHVKKEHLELVRGVLSSVGKVVVVPESQIDAVTAVSGSGPAYFFLVAEAMIDAGVGLGLTRATATELVVQTMVGSAAMLDRSGESATELRAAVTSPGGTTAAAIRRLEGNGLRTAFFDALEAAKIRSAELGTTTE is encoded by the coding sequence ATGACGAGAATTGCGGTAATCGGAGGCGGCAAGATCGGCGAGGCCCTCATCTCGGGGCTTCTGCAGGCAGGTCACGCCGTCAAGGATCTGGTGGTGGCCGAGCAGCACCCGGTGCGCGCCGACGAGCTGGCAGCGGCGTACTCGGTGCGGGTCACCACCCCCACCGACGCCGCCGAAGGTGCCGACGTCATCGTGATGGCCGTCAAGCCCGGAGACGTCGAGTCCGCGCTCACCGAGGTGTCCAAGGTGGAACTCGACGGCGAGCGCGAGCAGCTGCTCGTCTCGCTCGCCGCCGGCATCCCCACCGCGTTCTACGAGACGAGACTGCCCGCCGGGTTCCCCGTGGTCCGGGTCATGCCCAACACGCCGATGCTGGTCGGTGAGGGCGTCAGCGTGCTCGCCCCCGGCAGGCACGTGAAGAAGGAACACCTCGAACTGGTCCGCGGCGTCCTGTCGTCGGTCGGCAAGGTCGTCGTCGTCCCCGAATCGCAGATCGACGCCGTCACCGCCGTCTCCGGCTCCGGTCCGGCCTATTTCTTCCTGGTCGCCGAGGCCATGATCGACGCGGGCGTGGGGCTCGGCCTGACCCGGGCGACCGCGACCGAGCTGGTCGTGCAGACCATGGTCGGCTCCGCGGCCATGCTCGACCGGTCGGGGGAGAGCGCGACCGAACTTCGCGCCGCCGTGACTTCGCCCGGCGGAACCACCGCGGCGGCAATCCGCCGCCTGGAGGGGAACGGTCTCAGGACAGCATTTTTCGACGCACTCGAAGCCGCGAAAATTCGTTCTGCCGAACTCGGCACGACGACCGAATGA
- a CDS encoding thioesterase family protein: MSSTPFRDLNALTAAGDGTYRASIDPIWTIGPKVHGGSMMSLCAAAARRRLLDETGDAGPSRVQPLAVGANYLSAPDPGEVTLSTTVRKQGKQVSFVDVELVQGDRVAVRASVTLGVPDAGEPQYSGNHALAQLPVEPPADAVVLTADHPMGQIVHVAQGCDMRVDGTSAHFLTGNQGEPEVRMWVRPRAGDESDPDTAALFAIMTGDISAPVTMNRGMFGWAPTVQLTTYLRRQPAPGWLRVMASSTVLGGTWFEEDHTVLDSTGAIVVQSRQLAMIPR, translated from the coding sequence GTGAGCTCAACTCCCTTCCGTGATCTCAACGCCCTCACCGCTGCCGGTGACGGGACGTACCGGGCCTCGATCGACCCGATCTGGACGATCGGCCCCAAGGTGCACGGCGGTTCGATGATGTCGCTCTGCGCCGCCGCCGCCCGCAGGCGACTGCTCGACGAGACCGGTGATGCCGGGCCGTCCCGGGTGCAGCCCCTCGCGGTCGGGGCCAACTACCTGTCCGCCCCCGATCCGGGTGAGGTGACACTGTCGACGACGGTGCGCAAGCAGGGCAAGCAGGTGTCGTTCGTCGATGTCGAGCTGGTGCAGGGCGATCGCGTTGCCGTGCGCGCGTCGGTCACGCTCGGCGTCCCCGACGCGGGGGAGCCGCAGTACAGCGGGAACCATGCCCTGGCCCAGCTCCCGGTGGAACCGCCCGCCGACGCCGTCGTGCTCACCGCCGACCATCCGATGGGGCAGATCGTCCACGTGGCCCAGGGCTGCGACATGCGGGTGGACGGGACGTCGGCGCACTTCCTGACCGGCAACCAGGGTGAACCCGAGGTCCGCATGTGGGTGCGGCCGCGCGCGGGCGACGAGAGCGATCCCGACACGGCGGCGCTGTTCGCGATCATGACCGGCGACATCAGCGCCCCCGTGACGATGAACCGGGGCATGTTCGGCTGGGCGCCCACGGTCCAGCTGACCACCTACCTGCGCAGGCAGCCCGCGCCCGGGTGGCTGCGCGTGATGGCCAGCAGCACCGTGCTCGGCGGCACCTGGTTCGAGGAGGACCACACCGTCCTCGACTCGACCGGTGCGATCGTCGTGCAGAGCCGGCAGCTGGCGATGATCCCCCGCTAG
- a CDS encoding MerR family transcriptional regulator, with amino-acid sequence MRVSELVARTGVPLATVKYYLREGLLMPGEATSATQARYGEEHVQRLGLVKALAGAGLPIPRIREILRLVDHPDGSLFDVLGQAIAQLPPYLDTPADDVDEFPRARAVLERLGQVYDPRYVAVGQLERALAALEEAGIPMTEERLDAYGRHVRGIAEIDIGLMPTASAEDAIRYAVLGTAVYEPVIAAMRRLAHQDVAQKRLRNPEEQDQQ; translated from the coding sequence GTGCGTGTGTCCGAGTTGGTCGCCCGTACCGGCGTTCCGCTCGCAACGGTGAAGTACTACCTGCGCGAAGGTCTGCTGATGCCCGGCGAGGCGACGAGCGCCACCCAGGCCCGGTACGGCGAGGAGCACGTGCAGCGACTCGGCCTCGTCAAGGCGCTGGCCGGAGCCGGACTGCCCATTCCGCGCATCCGGGAAATCCTCCGCCTCGTGGACCATCCCGACGGCTCGCTGTTCGACGTGCTCGGCCAGGCCATTGCGCAACTTCCGCCCTACCTCGACACCCCGGCCGACGACGTCGACGAGTTCCCGCGTGCCCGCGCCGTCCTCGAGAGGCTCGGGCAGGTGTACGACCCCCGGTACGTCGCGGTCGGTCAGCTCGAACGTGCCCTCGCAGCGCTCGAGGAAGCCGGCATCCCGATGACCGAGGAGCGACTCGACGCCTACGGGCGTCACGTGCGTGGGATCGCCGAGATCGACATCGGGCTCATGCCCACCGCATCGGCCGAGGACGCGATCCGGTACGCGGTGCTGGGCACGGCCGTCTACGAGCCGGTCATCGCCGCGATGCGCCGGCTCGCACATCAGGACGTCGCACAGAAGCGTCTCCGGAACCCCGAAGAACAGGACCAGCAGTGA
- a CDS encoding sugar phosphate isomerase/epimerase family protein, with protein MVGDSGHEQVRRSPRGRKVLVGLSTASVYPENTEAAFRYAADLGYDGVELMVWAESVSQDAGAVAGLVRRYAIPVQAIHAPCLLISQRVWGADPVAKLERSVRTAESLGATSVVVHPPFRWQRRYADGFADQVADLEQRSDVIVAVENMFPMRADGFFGSKERSAERLRRRGGPGAALSAFSPSYDPTDSGHAHYTLDLSHTATAGMDAMKLAERMGEGLAHLHLADGRGASMDEHLIPGHGAQPCAQLCRHLVDTGFDGQAVVEINTQNARTRRERSSMLAQALAFAREHLEPGRAASGSPRSRSGGDHDDT; from the coding sequence ATGGTCGGGGACAGTGGGCACGAGCAGGTTCGACGGTCACCGCGCGGGCGGAAGGTACTGGTGGGCCTGTCGACGGCCTCGGTGTACCCGGAGAACACCGAGGCGGCGTTCCGGTACGCGGCCGATCTGGGATATGACGGCGTCGAACTGATGGTGTGGGCCGAATCGGTCAGCCAGGACGCCGGCGCCGTGGCCGGGCTGGTGCGCAGGTACGCGATCCCGGTTCAGGCAATCCACGCGCCGTGCCTGCTCATCTCGCAGCGAGTGTGGGGCGCCGACCCGGTCGCGAAGCTGGAGCGGTCCGTCCGTACCGCCGAGTCGCTCGGGGCGACGAGCGTCGTGGTGCACCCCCCGTTCCGCTGGCAGCGCCGGTACGCCGACGGCTTCGCCGATCAGGTGGCCGACCTGGAACAGCGCAGCGACGTAATCGTCGCGGTGGAGAACATGTTCCCCATGCGGGCGGACGGCTTCTTCGGCAGCAAGGAGAGATCCGCCGAGCGACTGCGGCGGCGGGGCGGACCGGGGGCGGCGCTGTCGGCGTTCAGCCCGTCCTACGACCCCACCGATTCGGGGCACGCCCACTACACGCTCGACCTGTCGCACACGGCCACGGCCGGAATGGACGCGATGAAACTGGCGGAGCGCATGGGGGAGGGCCTCGCGCATCTCCACCTCGCCGACGGCCGGGGTGCGTCGATGGACGAGCACCTCATTCCCGGTCACGGCGCCCAGCCCTGCGCGCAGCTGTGCCGGCACCTCGTCGACACCGGGTTCGACGGCCAGGCGGTGGTCGAGATCAACACGCAGAACGCCCGGACCCGGCGGGAACGGTCGTCGATGCTCGCGCAGGCGCTGGCCTTCGCCCGTGAACACCTCGAACCGGGCCGCGCCGCGTCGGGGTCGCCGCGCAGCCGCTCCGGCGGCGATCACGACGACACCTGA
- a CDS encoding Ppx/GppA phosphatase family protein, translated as MRLGVLDVGSNTVHLLVVDAHRGGHPTPMSSTKSTLRLAENTDDRGDITSQGADRLVTTVADFASIARTSGCGELMAFATSAVRDANNSDDVLARVHDETGVTLEVLSGVDEARLTFLAVRRWFGWSAGRILNLDIGGGSLELTTGGDEDPDVALSLQLGAGRLTRDWLEADPPGKRRVAVLRDWLDAELTVPSKELRAAGQWDRAVGTSKTFRSLARLTGSAPSGAGPRVKRTLTASGLRQLIAFISRMTASDRAELEGVSSDRSQQIVAGALVAEASMRALGVEELEICPWALREGLILRKLDTEMGGELMVGAR; from the coding sequence GTGCGACTAGGGGTACTCGACGTCGGAAGCAACACCGTCCATCTTCTCGTAGTGGACGCCCACAGGGGCGGCCACCCCACACCGATGAGTTCGACCAAGTCGACTCTGAGGTTGGCGGAAAACACCGACGACCGCGGTGACATCACCTCTCAGGGTGCAGATCGCCTGGTCACGACGGTGGCAGACTTCGCCAGCATCGCGAGGACATCCGGGTGCGGTGAACTCATGGCCTTCGCGACGTCCGCCGTCCGCGACGCCAACAACTCGGACGACGTGCTCGCGCGCGTGCACGACGAGACCGGCGTGACGCTCGAGGTCCTGTCGGGTGTCGACGAGGCCCGGCTGACGTTCCTCGCCGTGCGCCGCTGGTTCGGGTGGAGCGCGGGCCGCATCCTGAACCTCGACATCGGCGGCGGATCCCTCGAGCTGACGACGGGGGGCGACGAGGACCCGGACGTCGCGCTGTCGCTGCAACTCGGCGCCGGACGGCTCACCCGGGACTGGCTCGAGGCCGACCCGCCGGGCAAGCGTCGCGTGGCGGTGCTGAGGGATTGGCTGGACGCCGAACTGACCGTCCCGTCCAAGGAACTGCGCGCGGCGGGGCAGTGGGACCGCGCCGTCGGCACGTCCAAGACGTTCCGCTCACTGGCCCGGCTGACGGGCTCCGCACCGTCCGGTGCGGGCCCGCGGGTCAAACGCACGCTCACCGCCAGCGGTCTCAGGCAACTCATAGCTTTCATTTCGCGGATGACGGCCTCGGACCGTGCAGAATTAGAAGGGGTGAGCTCCGACAGGTCGCAGCAGATCGTGGCCGGAGCACTCGTTGCGGAGGCCAGCATGAGAGCACTGGGCGTGGAGGAACTCGAAATCTGCCCCTGGGCTCTGCGCGAGGGTTTGATCCTCCGCAAGCTCGATACGGAAATGGGCGGTGAATTGATGGTGGGTGCTCGATGA
- a CDS encoding response regulator transcription factor, with protein sequence MTSVLIVEDEESLADPLAFLLRKEGFETTIVGDGPSALAEFDRAGADIVLLDLMLPGMSGTDVCKQLRSRSGVPVIMVTARDSEIDKVVGLELGADDYVTKPYSARELIARIRAVLRRGVDSELDVAQDSAVLEAGPVRMDVERHVVQVNGEAVTLPLKEFDLLEYLLRNSGRVLTRGQLIDRVWGADYVGDTKTLDVHVKRLRSKIETDPAKPEHLVTVRGLGYKLEA encoded by the coding sequence ATGACAAGTGTGCTGATCGTGGAAGACGAGGAGTCACTGGCCGACCCATTGGCCTTCCTGCTCCGCAAGGAAGGATTCGAGACGACGATCGTCGGCGACGGACCGTCCGCGCTCGCCGAATTCGACCGGGCCGGCGCCGACATCGTCCTCCTCGACCTCATGCTGCCCGGCATGAGCGGCACGGATGTCTGCAAGCAACTCCGCAGCCGATCCGGTGTCCCCGTCATCATGGTGACGGCACGGGACAGCGAGATCGACAAGGTGGTGGGCCTCGAACTCGGCGCCGACGACTACGTGACCAAGCCGTACTCGGCGCGGGAACTGATCGCCCGCATCCGGGCGGTGCTGCGCCGCGGCGTCGACAGCGAACTCGACGTCGCGCAGGACTCGGCCGTCCTCGAGGCCGGACCGGTCCGGATGGACGTCGAACGGCACGTGGTCCAGGTGAACGGCGAGGCCGTCACGTTGCCGCTCAAGGAATTCGACCTCCTCGAGTACCTGCTGCGGAACTCGGGCCGGGTGCTCACTCGCGGACAGTTGATCGACCGGGTGTGGGGCGCGGACTACGTCGGCGACACCAAGACCCTCGACGTGCACGTCAAGCGTCTGCGCTCGAAGATCGAGACCGACCCGGCCAAGCCGGAACACCTCGTCACCGTCCGCGGGCTGGGTTACAAACTGGAGGCCTGA
- a CDS encoding sensor histidine kinase: MSVVQAVLLAIVGGFVGYLVGGVLIPMLSTRQAQRMEETAGLTMSQVLDLIVLASESGIAVVDQFHDVVLFNPRAEELGLVRNRLVDDRAWVAALRVLETGEPVEVDLSTKTPQRGRDRIAVRGTARLLSKEDHNFVVLFADDDSEQVRMEATRRDFVANVSHELKTPVGAMGLLAEALLESADDPESVRHFGERVLGESVRLGKMVTELIALSRLQGAEKLPDLEAVSVDEVVDEALQRCKISAEAAGIAVTTDHHSGYEVLGDRALLVTALSNLVQNAIAYSPKGSPVSVSRSIRGDNVAISVTDRGEGIAKADQERVFERFFRVDKARARATGGTGLGLAIVKHVAANHNGSIDLWSKPGTGSTFTLQIPAHIETVETNGGDADGGTVGRRETGMEAKR; this comes from the coding sequence GTGAGTGTTGTTCAAGCCGTCCTGCTTGCCATCGTGGGCGGCTTCGTCGGTTACCTCGTCGGTGGCGTGCTGATCCCCATGCTGTCCACCCGGCAGGCGCAGCGAATGGAAGAGACCGCGGGGCTGACGATGTCACAGGTCCTGGACCTGATCGTGCTGGCATCCGAGAGCGGTATCGCCGTGGTCGACCAGTTCCACGACGTCGTCCTGTTCAATCCCCGTGCCGAAGAGCTGGGCCTGGTGCGGAACCGGCTCGTCGACGACCGTGCATGGGTCGCGGCGCTCCGCGTCCTCGAAACCGGTGAACCCGTCGAGGTCGACCTCAGCACCAAGACCCCGCAACGGGGACGCGACCGGATCGCGGTGCGCGGCACCGCACGCCTGCTCAGCAAGGAAGACCACAACTTCGTGGTCCTCTTCGCCGACGACGACTCCGAGCAGGTGCGGATGGAAGCGACCCGCCGCGACTTCGTCGCCAACGTCAGTCACGAACTCAAGACCCCGGTCGGTGCGATGGGACTGCTGGCGGAGGCACTCCTCGAATCGGCCGACGATCCCGAGTCGGTCCGGCACTTCGGCGAACGCGTGCTCGGTGAATCCGTCCGGCTCGGCAAGATGGTCACCGAACTGATCGCGCTGTCCCGGCTGCAGGGCGCCGAGAAGCTGCCCGACCTCGAGGCCGTCTCCGTCGACGAGGTGGTGGACGAGGCCCTGCAGCGATGCAAGATCTCCGCCGAAGCGGCAGGCATCGCCGTCACCACGGACCACCACAGCGGCTACGAGGTGCTCGGCGACCGCGCGCTGCTCGTCACCGCGCTGTCCAATCTGGTGCAGAACGCCATCGCCTATTCGCCGAAGGGATCCCCGGTCTCGGTGAGCCGGTCGATCCGCGGCGACAACGTGGCGATCTCGGTGACCGACCGCGGCGAAGGCATCGCCAAGGCCGACCAGGAACGCGTCTTCGAACGCTTCTTCCGCGTCGACAAGGCACGGGCCCGCGCGACCGGCGGAACGGGACTCGGCCTCGCGATCGTCAAACACGTGGCCGCCAACCACAACGGATCGATCGATCTGTGGAGCAAGCCCGGAACAGGTTCGACGTTTACCCTGCAGATTCCTGCACACATCGAGACAGTAGAGACGAACGGCGGGGACGCCGACGGCGGAACTGTCGGGAGGAGAGAAACCGGTATGGAGGCCAAGCGATGA
- a CDS encoding phosphoglyceromutase, which translates to MNGMSTGTLVLLRHGESEWNALNLFTGWVDVHLTDKGIAEGKRAGELLLEHNLLPDVLYTSLLRRAISTANIALDTADRHWIPVIRDWRLNERHYGALQGRNKAQVKDKYGDEQFMLWRRSYDTPPPTIEPGSEYSQDTDPRYANLDEVPLTECLKDVVVRLIPYWEDTISADLLAGKTVLITAHGNSLRALVKHLDGISDEDIAGLNIPTGIPLRYDLDENLKPLNPGGTYLDPEAAAAGAAAVANQGGK; encoded by the coding sequence ATGAACGGCATGAGTACCGGAACCCTTGTGCTGCTCCGCCACGGCGAGAGCGAATGGAATGCGCTCAACTTGTTCACCGGCTGGGTGGACGTCCACCTGACCGATAAGGGCATCGCCGAGGGCAAGCGCGCCGGCGAATTGCTGCTCGAGCACAACCTGCTCCCCGACGTGCTCTACACGTCGCTGCTGCGCCGCGCCATCAGCACCGCCAACATCGCGCTCGACACGGCAGATCGGCACTGGATTCCCGTCATCCGCGACTGGCGTCTCAACGAGCGCCACTACGGCGCCCTGCAGGGACGCAACAAGGCGCAGGTCAAGGACAAGTACGGCGACGAGCAGTTCATGCTGTGGCGCCGCAGCTACGACACCCCGCCGCCCACGATCGAGCCGGGCAGCGAGTACAGCCAGGACACCGATCCCCGCTACGCGAACCTCGACGAGGTCCCGCTCACGGAGTGCCTGAAGGACGTCGTCGTCCGCCTGATCCCGTACTGGGAAGACACCATCTCGGCCGACCTGTTGGCCGGAAAGACCGTCCTGATCACCGCACACGGCAACTCGCTGCGCGCCCTCGTCAAGCACCTCGACGGCATCTCCGACGAGGACATCGCCGGGCTGAACATCCCCACGGGCATCCCGCTGCGCTACGACCTGGACGAGAACCTGAAGCCGCTCAACCCCGGCGGCACCTACCTCGATCCCGAGGCCGCCGCCGCCGGCGCCGCCGCGGTCGCGAACCAGGGCGGGAAGTAA